One part of the Rutidosis leptorrhynchoides isolate AG116_Rl617_1_P2 chromosome 1, CSIRO_AGI_Rlap_v1, whole genome shotgun sequence genome encodes these proteins:
- the LOC139886531 gene encoding beta-amyrin 28-monooxygenase-like produces the protein MVVLLLLVLFLFIIVSVFVYINHTKSITVNNLPPGSFGWPFIGETLAYLRSRKNGTPENFERERTAKYGSPPVIKTSLLGHRTAIFCGPEGNKFLFGNENKLVASWWPDTIRKLFGKCLNTSRGDEAKWLRKTMLTYLGPDALSNRYTATMDIVTRRHIQNQWQGRRELKVFNTVRPYLFELACILFLSLDDLQQITELGSLFNVFLKGLIGLPISIPGTRFYRAKKAAVAIKKQLIMIIKQRRLALKQDVASSSDEDLLSHLLVSSDENGRFLSEMEIANNILLVLFAGHDTSAVTITLIMKNLAEHPQVYEFVLKEQLGILGAKAPGELLNWEDIQKMRYTWNVVCEVMRINPPVVGAFREALVDFEFAGYTILKGWKITWNAVVTHKDEANFPNATKFDPSRFEGAGPTPFTFVPFGGGPRMCLGKELARVQILVFIHNIVTTFKWDLLIPDEKIEYDPLATPVKGLPIRLHPHQV, from the exons ATGGTTGTTCTGTTGCTACTCGTGCTATTTCTGTTCATTATTGTTTCCGTTTTCGTCTATATTAATCATACAAAATCAATAACTGTTAACAATCTTCCACCAGGAAGCTTCGGATGGCCGTTTATAGGTGAAACTCTAGCTTACCTCCGCTCACGAAAAAATGGAACTCCAGAGAATTTCGAAAGAGAGAGAACTGCGAAATACGGGAGTCCTCCGGTGATTAAAACGTCGTTGCTTGGTCATCGTACAGCGATCTTTTGTGGGCCCGAGGGGAATAAGTTTTTGTTTGGTAACGAGAATAAGTTAGTGGCGTCGTGGTGGCCTGATACGATTAGGAAGTTGTTTGGTAAGTGCTTGAATACTAGTCGTGGCGATGAAGCTAAGTGGTTGAGGAAAACGATGCTAACGTATCTTGGTCCTGATGCTTTGTCAAATCGTTATACCGCCACCATGGATATAGTCACTCGTCGCCATATACAAAATCAATGGCAAG GTAGGAGGGAGTTGAAGGTTTTCAACACGGTGAGGCCATATCTATTCGAGCTTGCTTGTATACTATTTCTAAGCCTCGACGATTTACAACAAATTACAGAGCTTGGATCGTTATTCAACGTTTTCCTAAAAGGGCTAATCGGGTTGCCTATAAGTATCCCAGGGACACGTTTTTACCGGGCCAAAAAAGCAGCTGTTGCTATCAAGAAGCAACTTATTATGATCATCAAGCAGAGAAGACTAGCCCTGAAACAAGACGTTGCATCATCGTCTGACGAAGATCTTTTGTCACATCTTCTTGTATCTTCAGATGAAAACGGTCGGTTTTTATCCGAAATGGAGATTGCAAACAATATTCTACTAGTACTTTTTGCGGGGCACGATACTTCTGCTGTTACAATTACGTTGATCATGAAGAATCTTGCAGAACATCCCCAAGTTTATGAATTTGTGCTTAAAG AGCAATTGGGCATTTTGGGGGCAAAAGCACCTGGTGAATTGCTAAATTGGGAGGACATACAGAAGATGAGATACACGTGGAACGTTGTGTGTGAAGTAATGAGAATAAATCCACCAGTTGTAGGAGCTTTTAGGGAGGCCCTTGTGGATTTCGAATTTGCAGGCTATACGATCCTCAAAGGATGGAAG ATAACTTGGAATGCGGTGGTGACTCATAAGGACGAGGCTAACTTCCCAAACGCTACCAAATTTGATCCTTCGAGGTTTGAAGGAGCAGGACCAACTCCATTTACGTTTGTCCCATTTGGAGGGGGTCCAAGAATGTGTTTGGGTAAAGAGTTAG